TAGGCGGCGTAGCGGGCGCCGACGTCCTCGGTGAAGGCGACGGTGGTGTCGTCCTCGATCGAGATCTTGTTGTCGTCGTAGACCAGGACGAGGTTGCCCAGCTCCTGGGTGCCGGCCAGCGAGGACGCCTCGCCGCTGACGCCCTCCTCCAGGTCACCGTCGGAGGCGAAGGCCCAGACGGTGTGGTCGAACAGGCTCTCGCCCTCGGGGGCGTCGGGGTCCAGCATGCCGCGCTCGCGGCGGGCGGCCATCGCCATGCCGACCGCGTTGCCGACGCCCTGGCCCAGCGGGCCGGTGGTGGTCTCGACGCCGGCGGTGTGCCCGACCTCGGGGTGGCCCGGGGTCTTGGAGCCCCAGGTGCGCAGCGCCTGCAGGTCCTCGAGCTCCAGGCCGTAGCCGGCCAGGTAGAGCTGCACGTAGAGGGTGAGGCTGGAGTGCCCCATGGAGAGCACGAAGCGGTCGCGGGCAGCCCAGTTCGGGTCGCTGGGGTCGTGCTTGAGCCACTTCTGGAACAGCAGATAGGCGACCGGGGCCATGCTCATCGCGGTGCCGGGGTGGCCGTTGCCGACCTTCTGCACCGCGTCCATGGCCAGGACGCGCGCCGTGTCGATGGCCGCGCGGTCCAGGTCGCCGAAGCCCTCGGGGAGGGTCGGCTCGGGCTGGCGGGGCGAGCCGGTGGAGGAGTCGGTGGCAGCCTCGGCGGGGGCCTCGGCTGCGGTGCTCTTGGTTCCGTTGTCGCTGGTCATGTGGCGCTCGGAGCTCCCTCGGGGATCGGTCGGTGTCGGACCCGCCCGGGGGCGCGGGGGCGATCTCACCCCGGGCGGACGACGATGCACACCACGGCCGCCCCGGTCGGCGCGGTCGGAGGTCGTGAGCGTGGGCGCGCCGTCGTCCTCGACGTCCGCCCTACCCGCATCACGCGCAGAGTCAACGTGATCAAACCCTAGTGGTGTCCGGCAATTCCCCGTAGGTGGGCCGGGCTACAGTGGTCGGGCTACCCCATCCCCGGCGGAGAAGGACCTCGTGGTGCCCTGCTGCCCGCGCGACGCCGCGCCTCTGGGCCCCCGGTGACGGCGATCGCCGACCGCGCCGTGAGCCGGCCCCGGCCACTGCGGTCCACCGGCGGGACGGTCGCCGCCTACGTGTCGCTGACCAAGCCGAAGCTCGTCGAGCTGCTGCTGGTCACCACGCTGCCGGCGATGATGCTCGCGGCCGGGGGCTGGCCGGGCACCGGCCTGGTCGTCGCCACCCTGGTCGGCGGCATGCTCGCCGCCGGGGCCGCCAACACGATCAACTGCTGGTACGACCGGGACATCGACCGGCTGATGTCGCGCACCCGCGACCGGCCGATCCCCAGCGGGGTCATCGCGCCGCGCAACGCGCTGGTCTTCGGTGTCCTGCTGGCGTGGGTCTCGCTGATCCTGCTCGGCCTGTTCACCACGCCGCTGGCCACGGCCCTCGCGGCCGCCGCGGTGCTGGCCTACTCGGTGCTCTACACGATGGTGCTCAAGCGCCGGACCAGGCACAACACAGTCTTCGGTGGGCTGCCGGGTGCCGCGCCGGTGCTGATCGGCTGGGCCGCGGTCACCGGTTCGCTGGACTGGCCCGCCTTCGTCTTCTTCGGCATCGTCTTCTGCTGGCAGATGCCGCACTTCTGGGCGCTGGCCAGCCGGTTCCGCTTCGACTACTTCCGGGCCGGGGTGCCGATGCTCTCGGTGGTCGCCGGGCCGGTCACCGTGGGGCGCCAGTCCGTGGCCTGGGCCTGGGGCACGCTGGGCACCTCGCTGCTGATGGTGCCGGCGACGCCGCAGCTGGGCTGGGTCACCGGCCTCGCCACGCTGGGCCTGGGCGCCTGGTACGTCGCGGAGTCGCACGCTTGGCTGCGGCGGATCAAGGCCGGCGTCCCGGACCGTCCGATGCGGCTGTTCTCGGTGTCGATCACCTACATGACGCTGCTGTCGATCGCCCTGGTGGCCGACGTCCTCGTCTGACGGTCGCCCTGCCCGACGGTCGCCCTGCCTGGCGGTCGCCCTGCCTGGCGGACGCGTTGCCTGGCGGTCGCCCTGCCTGGTGGCCGACGTCCTCGTCTGACGGACGCGCTGCCTGACGGACGCGCTGCCTGACGGACGCGCTGCCTGACGGACGCGCTGCCTGACGGACGCGCTGCCTGACGGACGCGCTGCCTGACGGACGCGCTGCCTGACGGACGCGCTGCCTGACGGGTCGTGCTGCCTGACGGACGCGCTGCCTGACGGGTCGTGCTGCCTGGCGGGTCGCGCTGCCCGAGGGACGCGCTGTCGGTTCGGCCGTCCTCTCTGGCGGCCCGGACTGCCGCGCCACGGCTGTGCTGCGCGATCTGAGGCCCGGCCGACGGCCGCGGCCGACGCGCGAGGCCGGCCAGGACCGTGGCACGCGGCATGGGCTGGCCCACCGCGGTGCAGGTGGGGACTGTGCGGCCGGTGCCCGCTTCGCCGGGTAGGTGGGCAGCAGGCGCACATCGCCGGGCGCTTGGCGCGTGGGAGCACGGAGCAGCGCGGGGGTGGTCGGAGCAGGCGGCACTGTGCGCTGGGTGTCCGGAGCAGCCGGGCACTGTGCGCTGGGTGCCCGCTTCCCGCAGAGGTGGGCAGTGGGCGCACATTGCCGTGCACGCCGCGCGGGTGGCCGCGAGAGCGAACGACGCGGGGCGCCTGAGCGGCGTGCGGCGGGTGCGACGCGAACGGGGGGCGCGTCAGCGGGTGGCGCGCGGGGGGGCGCCACGCAGGAGGTGACGGCGCCGCACCCTTGTCAGCGGGTGGCGCGCTCGCGGGTGGGGGTGGCCGCCACGGGGAGCTCGGACGCTGGGCCGCGGACCGACCAGGCCAGCCGGGCGGTGTAGACGACGATCAGCACCGCGCCGGCCATGTGCAGCAGCACCAGCAAGGCGGGCAGGTCGGTGAAGTACTGGACGTAGCCGATGACCCCCTGGGCCAGCTCGACGATCAGCAGGTCCCGCGCGGCCCGGCGCACCCGGCCGGGGGAGTCGGTGGCGTGCAGCCCGACCAGCAGCGCGATGGTCAGCCCGATCAGCAGGAAGACGGCGTCGGCGTGCAACTGGCTCATCAGCTCCGGGTCGAGACCGGTGCGCCCGGCCTCCGGGTCGCCGCTGTGCGGCCCGCTGCCGGTGACCACGGTGCCCAGCACCTGCACGGCGGCCACGGTGGCGGCGACCCCGGTGACCAGCAGGGCGAACGGCCGCCGGACCACCAGCTGACCGACCCCGGGCTCGCGCGACCGCAGCCACAGGATCGTGGCGATGGCCACCAGCACGCTGGAGACCAGGAAGTGTGCGGCGACCGTCCACGGGTTCAGCCCGGTCAGCACGGTGACCCCGCCCAGCAGCGCCTGCGCCGGGATGCCGAGCAGGCCGAGCACGGCCAGCCGGCGCAGGTCGCGGCGCGCGGAGCGGAACACCGCCACCACGGTGGCGAACGCCACGGCCACCAGCACGAAGGTCAGCAGCCGGTTGCCGAACTCGATCAGCCCGTGGCCGGCCAGCTCCGCCGTGGGGCGGATGCTCCCGTCGGTGCACTCGGGCCAGGTCGGGCAGCCGAGGCCCGAGCCGGTCAGCCGGACCGCACCGCCGGTCACCACGATCACCCCGTTGGCGACCACGTTGGCCAGCGCGATGCGCGAGACGGTCGACGGGCTCACCGAGGCTGAGCGCACCGACGCGGGAAGAACCGACACGCTCCCGATGCTACTTATCTCGGTGCCCGCGCCGCCCGGCCCGATCAGCCGTCCGGCGGCCCGCGCCACGAGCGTGCAGCCCCGCGCCGAGAACCCGGCGATCCGTGGGCAGCGACCGCCGTGGGCCTGTGTGCACCGCCACATCGACACGAGAGGCGGCCATCTCCGATGACCAGTGGTTTCCCCGGCGGCTCCTTCGGGGGCAGCCCGTTCGACGACTTCTTCTCCGCCTTCCTCGGCGGCCCCGGCGCGCGGCGCGGCATGCAGCGGGTGGACATCACCCAGCTGCTCAGCGAGCACTCCCGTGAGGTGGTCACCACCGCGGCACAGCAGGCCAGCGAGTGGGGCAGCGCGGACCTGCACACCGAGCACCTGCTCTGGGCGCTGGCCGGCCACGAGCCGACCCGCACCCTGCTCGACCGCGCCGGGGCCGACCCGGAGCAGCTGCGCCAGCAGCTGGCCGGCCTGCTCCAGCAGGGCGAGCCGACCGGTCAGCCGGTGTCGCTGAGCCCGGCCACGAAGCGGACGCTCCTGGACGCCCACCAGGTGTCCCGGGCCAGCGGCTCGACCTACATCGGCCCCGAGCACCTGCTGTTCGCGCTGTCGGTGAACCAGGACTCCGGTGCCGGCCGTCTGCTGGGCGGCGCCCGGGTCACCCCGGAGGCGCTGCAGCGGGCCGCGGCCGGCGGGCCCAGCGCGGTCCGGGGCGGCGGGGCTGGTGGCGAGCAGCCGCCGTCCTCCACCCCGACCCTCGACGAGTTCGGACGCGACCTCACCCAGCTGGCCCGGGACGGGAAGATCGACCCGGTCATCGGCCGGGCGCAGGAGATCGAGCAGACGATCGAGGTGCTCTCCCGCCGGACCAAGAACAACCCGGTGCTTATCGGGGAGGCCGGCGTCGGCAAGACGGCGATCGCCGAGGGCATCGCCGCGCAGATCGCCGAGGGCGACGTCCCCGAGTCCCTCCGTGGTCGCCGGTTGGTCGAGCTGGACCTCACCGGACTGGTCGCCGGCACCCGGTACCGCGGTGACTTCGAGGAGCGGCTCAAGAAGGTGATGGACGAGATCCGCGAGCACAGCGACGAGGTCATCGTCTTCATCGACGAGCTGCACACCGTGGTCGCCGCCGGCGGGTCGGAGGGATCGGCCGGGGCCGGCAACATCCTCAAGCCGGCGCTGGCCCGCGGGGAGCTGCACATCGTGGGCGCGACGACGCTGGAGGAGTACCGGCGCAACGTCGAGAAGGACCCGGCGCTGGAGCGGCGCTTCCAGCCCGTCCTGGTCCCCGAGCCCAGCACGCAGGACACCATCGCGATCCTGCGTGGGCTGCGGGACCGCTACGAGGCGCACCACCAGGTCCGGTTCACCGACGAGGCGCTGGTCGCCGCCGCCGAGCTGTCCGAGCGGTACGTCACCGACCGGCACCTGCCGGACAAGGCGATCGACCTGATCGACCAGGCCGGTGCCCGCACCCGGCTGCGCGTCAAGCGGCCCACCACCGACCTGCGGGCGCTGGAGCAGGAGGTGCAGCGGCTGCACCGGGAGAAGGACCAGGCGGTCGCCGCCGAGCAGTACGAGCGCGCCTCGACGCTGCGTGACGAGTGCAAGGCGGCGCAGGCCGAGCTGGACCGCGCCCGCTCCGGTGGGGACGCCGGCATCCCCGAGGTCGGCGTCGCCGAGATCGCCGAAGTCGTCTCCCGGGCGACCGGCGTGCCGGTGGCCCAGCTGACCGAGGAGGAGCGCGACCGGCTGCTGCGCCTGGAGGACGTCCTGCACCAGCGGGTGGTCGGCCAGGACGAGGCCGTCGAGGTCGTCGCCGAGGCGATCCGCCGTTCGCGGGCGGGCCTGGGCGACCCGGACCGGCCCATCGGCAGCTTCCTGTTCCTCGGCCCGACCGGGGTCGGCAAGACCGAGCTGGCCCGGGCGCTGGCGGAGGCGCTGTTCGGCGACTCCGACCGGATGACCCGGCTGGACATGAGCGAGTTCCAGGAGCGGCACGCGGTCAGCCGGCTGGTCGGCTCGCCCCCCGGCTACGTGGGGTACGAGGACGCCGGTCAGCTGACCGAGGCGGTGCGGCGCCGTCCCTACTCGGTGGTGCTGCTCGACGAGGTGGAGAAGGCGCACCCGGACGTGTTCAACACGCTGCTCCAGCTGCTGGACGACGGCCGGCTGACCGACTCGCAGGGCCGCACGGTCGACTTCACCAACACCGTCGTGATCATGACCAGCAACCTCGGGTCGGAGGCGATCGTCAACGCCGGCCGGGGCCCGCTGGGCTTCACCGCCCACGGCAACGCGGGCGACGACCTGCGCGACCAGGTGATGCGGCGGCTGCGGGACGCCTTCCGGCCGGAGTTCCTCAACCGGATCGACGAGATCGTCGTCTTCCGACAGCTGGAGGCCGAGCAGCTGGCGCGGATCACCGACCTGCTGCTGGACGAGACCCGGCGACGGCTGTCCGCCCAGGACGTCGCCATCGAGTTCACGCCGGAGGCGGTGGCCTGGCTGGCCGAGCGGGGGCACGAGCCGCAGTTCGGGGCTCGGCCGCTGCGCCGGGCGATCCAGCGGGAGGTCGACAACCGGCTCTCCCGGCTGGTGCTCGGCGGGCAGTTGGGGGCCGGCCAGCGGGTGACCGTCGACGTCACCGACGGGGAGCTGGACCTGCAGGTGGCCGCGGGCGACCGGGCCACCGACGCGGAGGCCCCGGCGGCGATGTGACCTGCCTCTCGGGGAGCCCGCAGGTAAGGACGGCCTTGCTTGCGGGCTCCCCGATTAAGCACACAATCGTGTTGTGGAATCCGCTGCGGCCCGAGCCGCCGTCCCCCAAGCCGGTGCGCCGGCCGAGGACGGACGCACCCGTGACCGGGTGAGCAGCCTCCTCCTCGAGCACGGTCCGCAGACCGCCGCCGAGCTCGCCGGCCGGCTGGGGATCTCCCCGGCCGCCGTACGCCGGCACCTCGACGGCCTGGTGGCCGCAGGTCGGGTCACCGAGCGTGAGGCGCCCGGCGGCCAGCGGGGGAGAGGGCGCCCGGCCCGCCGGTTCGCCCTGACCGACGCCGGCCGCGAGTCCTTCCCGCACGCCTACGACGACCTGGCGCTCACGGCGCTGCGCTTCGTCGCCGAGCACGGCGGGCCCGAGGCCGTCCGCGCCGTCGCCGAGCAGCAGCTCTCCGGGCTGGCGCAGCGGTGCTCCACCGCCGTGGAGTCCGCGATCGAGCAGGCGGAGCCGGGCTCCGAGGACGTCGACCGCGCGCAGGTGCTCGCCGTCGCGCTGACCGCCGAGGGCTACGCCGCGACCGCCTCGGCGATCTCCAGCGGCGGGCAGCTGTGCCAGCACCACTGCCCGGTCGCCCACGTCGCGGCCGAGTTCCCGCAGCTGTGCGAGGCTGAGACCGCGGTGATCAGCCGGCTGGTCGGCACCCACGTGCAGCGGCTGGCCACGATCGCCCACGGCGACGGCATCTGCACCACCCACATCCCCGCGCAGCTCGCCCTCCGGGCCGGGCTCCGCGCCGGGAACAAAGCCACCTCTGCACGCCCTGTACCTGCTGGTCGCGCCACGGCCTCGGAGCACCCGACCGCCGGCGCCAGCACTCGCACCACCCCCTCGATCGACCGGGAGAGGACCCCCGCATGACCAGCACCCAGCAGCCGGCAGTGAGCACGCCGATGACGCAGGACGAGACGATCGACGCGCTCGGCCGCTACAAGTACGGCTGGGCCGACGCGGACACCGCCGGTGCCTCCGCCACCCGCGGCCTCAACGAGGACGTCGTCCGCGACATCTCGCGCCGCAAGAACGAGCCCGAGTGGATGCTCGAGCGCCGGCTCAAGGCGCTGAAGATCTTCGGCAAGAAGCCCATGCCCGACTGGGGCTCGGACCTCTCCGGCATCGACTTCCAGAACATCAAGTACTTCGTGCGCTCGACCGAGGCCCAGGCCACCACCTGGGACGAGCTGCCCGACGACATCAAGAATACCTACGACAAGCTCGGCATCCCGGAGGCGGAGAAGCAGCGCCTGGTCGCCGGTGTCGCGGCGCAGTACGAGTCCGAGGTCGTCTACCACAAGATCCGTGAGGACCTCGAGGAGCAGGGCGTCCTGTTCCTGGACACCGACACCGCGCTGCGCGAGCACCCGGACCTGTTCCGTGAGTACTTCGGCTCGGTCATCCCCTCCGGGGACAACAAGTTCGCCGCGCTGAACACCGCGGTGTGGTCCGGTGGCTCGTTCATCTACGTGCCGCCGGGCGTGAACGTGGAGATCCCGCTGCAGGCCTACTTCCGGATCAACACCGAGAACATGGGCCAGTTCGAGCGGACCCTCATGATCATCGACGAGGGCGCCTACGTGCACTACGTCGAGGGCTGCACCGCGCCGATCTACAAGACCGACTCGCTGCACTCCGCGGTCGTCGAGATCATCGTGAAGAAGAACGCGCGCTGCCGGTACACGACCATCCAGAACTGGTCGAACAACGTCTACAACCTGGTCACCAAGCGGGCCGTGGCCCACGAGGGCGCGACCATGGAGTGGGTCGACGGCAACATCGGCTCCAAGGTGACGATGAAGTACCCGGCCGTGTGGATGACCGGTGAGCACGCCAAGGGCGAGGTCATGTCCATCGCCTTCGCCGGTGAGGGCCAGCACCAGGACGCCGGCGCCAAGATGGTGCACGCCGCGCCGCACACCTCCTCGACGATCGTGTCGAAGTCGGTCGCCCGGGGCGGTGGCCGCACCTCCTACCGCGGTCTCGTCCAGGTCGACGAGGGCGCCTACGGCTCCAAGTCGACGGTGAAGTGCGACGCGCTGCTGGTCGACACGATCAGCCGTTCGGACACCTACCCCTACGTCGACGTCCGCGAGGACGACGTGTCGATGGGCCACGAGGCGACCGTCTCGCGGGTCAGCGACGACCAGCTGTTCTACCTGATGAGCCGGGGGCTCTCCGAGGACGAGGCGATGGCGATGGTCGTGCGCGGCTTCGTCGAGCCCATCGCCCGGGAGCTGCCCATGGAGTACGCCCTCGAGCTCAACCGCCTGATCGAGCTCCAGATGGAAGGTGCCGTCGGCTGATGTCGGCTCCACGCAACCCCGGTACTGACGACCAGACCACCCTGACCACCGAGACGGCCACCCTCGCCGGCGAGCTCTTCGCTCCCGGCGTGGGTGCCCAGGCCGGTCCGCCGACCACCCCGGCGGCCGGCACCGGCACCGCCGGCGACGCGCCCCCCGGGTCGCACTCGCACGGCGGGCCGGCGCCGACCGGCTCGCCGGCCGAGCGGTTCACCTCCACCGACCCGGAGGCGTTCGGCGCCCCGACCGGCCGCGAGGAGGAGTGGCGCTTCACCCCGATGCGCCGGGTCCGCGCGCTGCTGGACGGCGCGCCGTCCGACGCCTCGCTGACGTGGCAGAGCGACCTCCCCGAGGGCGCCGAGCTGACCTCGGTGGAGGCCGGCGACCCGCTGCTGAAGGGCCTGCCCGAGCCGGTCGACCGGCTCGCCGCGCTGACCCGTCAGCGCAGCGGGGGCGCGGCCGTGCTGCGGATCGCCAAGGAGGCCGTGCTCGACCGCCCGGTCACCCTGGGCCTGTCCGGCACCGGCAGCGACGACGTCGTGTGGGGCCAGCTCGTGGTCGAGGTCGGCGCGTTCGCGCAGGCGACCGTCGTCCTGGACCACTCCGGTCTGGCCCGCTACTCCGGCGGGGTCGCCTTCGTGCTCGGTGACGGTGCGCAGCTGACCGTCGTCTCGGTCCAGGACTGGGCGCCGGGCACGGTGCACGGCGGGCAGTACGACGCCGTCGTCGGCCGGGACGCCTCGCTCAAGCAGGTCGTGGTCACCCTCGGCGGCGACCTGGTCCGGCTGGTCAGCAACGTCCAGTACGCCGGCCCCGGCGGCTCCGTGGACCTCTACGGCGTCTACTTCGCCGACGAGACCCAGCACCAGGAGCACCGGCTGTGGGTCGACCACGGCACGCCGAACTGCCGCAGCAACGTCGTCTACAAGGGCGCGCTGCAGGGGGAGAAGGCGCACACGGTCTGGGTCGGCGACGTCCGGATCCGGCCGGCCGCGACCGGCACGGACACCTACGAGCTGAACCGCAACCTGGTGCTCACCGACGGCGCCCGCGCCGACTCGGTGCCGAACCTGGAGATCGAGACCGGCGAGATCGTCGGCGCCGGTCACGCCAGCGCCACCGGCCGGTTCGACGACGAGCAGCTGTTCTACCTCTGCTCGCGGGGGATCGACGCCGAGACCGCGCGTCGCCTCGTGGTGCGCGGCTTCTTCGCCGACGTCGTGCAGCACATCGGAATCCCCGAGCTGCAGGACCGGCTGATGGGCACCATCGAGGCCCGCCTGGGTGCCCTGCCGGAGCTCGAGGAGCAGCCGGTCGAGGTCGGCGCATGACGTACGAGCGGGTCTGCGCGCTGTCCGAGGTGCCCGAGGACGGGTCCCTGCGGGTCGAGCTCGCCGACGTCGACGTCGCCGTCGTCCAGCTCGACGGCGAGGTCTACGCGATCCAGGACGTCTGCTCGCACGCCGACGTCCCGCTGACCGACGGCGACGTCGACGACGTCGACGGCGCGCCGACCATCGAGTGCGCCCTGCACGGCTCGTGCTTCGACCTGCGCACCGGCCAGCCCACGAACCTCCCGGCCACCGAGCCGGTCCCCGTCTACCCGGTCCGGGTGGAGGGTGACGACGTCCTGGTGGACGTCGACGCCCCCCTCGCCGCGGCCACCCACTGAGGAGCGAGAAACCCGTGACCAGCCCCACCGCGACCCCGTCCGCCACCGGCCTCTCGGCCGGGAGCGTGCTCGAGATCCGCGACCTGCACGTCAGCGTCGGCGAGGGTGACGACGCCAAGGAGATCCTCCGCGGCGTCGACCTGACCGTCCGCGCGGGCGAGACCCACGCGATCATGGGCCCCAACGGGTCGGGCAAGTCGACCCTGGCCTACTCGATCGCCGGGCACCCGAAGTACACGATCACCGGCGGCACCGTCACCCTCGACGGCGAGGACGTCCTCGCGATGACCGTCGACGAGCGCGCCCGGGCCGGCCTGTTCCTGGCCATGCAGTACCCGGTCGAGGTCCCCGGCGTCTCGGTGTCGAACTTCCTGCGCACCGCCGCCACCGCGATCACCGGCGAGGCGCCGAAGCTGCGCACCTGGGTCAAGGACGTGCGGACCGAGATGACCGCGCTGGAGATGGACAGCGCGTTCGCCGAGCGCAACGTCAACGAGGGCTTCTCCGGTGGTGAGAAGAAGCGCCACGAGATCCTGCAGATGCGCCTCCTCAAGCCGAAGATGGCGATCCTGGACGAGACCGACTCCGGCCTGGACGTCGACGCGCTCCGCGTCGTCTCCGAGGGCGTGAACCGGGCCAAGGCCGACAGCCCGGTCGGCGTCCTGCTGATCACGCACTACACGCGGATCCTCAAGTACATCAAGCCCGACTTCGTGCACGTCTTCGTCGCCGGCCGGGTCGTCGACGAGGGTGGCCCGGAGCTCGCGCAGAAGCTCGAGGACCAGGGCTACGCCGCGTACGTAAAGGACTCGAACGAGCAGGCCGCCAGCGAGGCTGCGACCGCATGACCGAGACCGTCTCGCGTCCCGCCGGGGCGCAGCAGGTGCCGCTCCCGCTGGACGTCGAGGCGATCCGGGCGGACTTCCCGATCCTGTCCCGCACCGTCCGGGACGGGAAGCGGCTGGTCTACCTCGACTCCGGCGCCACCTCGCAGAAGCCGACCAGCGTGCTGGACGCCGAGCGGTGGTTCTACGAGAACGTCAACGCCGCCCCGCACCGGGGTGCGCACCAGCTCGCCGAGGAGGCCACCGCGGCCTACGAGGCGGCGCGCACCACCATCGGTGCGTTCATCGGGGCGCCGGAGAACGAGGTCGTCTTCACCCGGAACAGCACCGAGGCGATCAACCTGGTCGCCTACGCGCTGTCCAACGCGGCGACGGCCAAGGAGCCGGAGTTCCGCCGGTACGCCGTCGGCCAGGGCGACGAGATCGTCGTGACCGAGATGGAGCACCACGCCAACCTGCTGCCCTGGCAGCAGCTCTGCGAGCGCACCGGGGCGACCCTGCGCTGGCTGGGGCTCACCGACGACGGCCGGCTGGACCTCTCCGACCTGGCCACCGTGGTCAACGAGCGGACCAAGCTCGTCGCGGTGACCCAGCAGTCGAACATCCTGGGCACGATCAACCCGCTGGGCGACATCGTCGCCCGGGCCCGCGAGGTCGGCGCCCTGGTGCTGGTCGACGGCGCCCAGTCGGTGCCGCACCAGCGGGTCGACGTCACCGAGCTCGGTGCGGACTTCCTGGTGTTCTCCGGGCACAAGATGCTCGGGCCCACCGGGGTCGGCGTGCTGTGGGGCCGCTACGACGTGCTCGACGCGCTCCCGCCCTTCCTCACCGGCGGCTCGATGATCGAGGTCGTCCGGATGGAGGGCAGCACCTTCATGCCCCCGCCGCAGCGCTTCGAGGCCGGCGTGCCGATGACCGCACAGGTCATCGGGCTGGC
The Modestobacter marinus DNA segment above includes these coding regions:
- a CDS encoding cysteine desulfurase — its product is MTETVSRPAGAQQVPLPLDVEAIRADFPILSRTVRDGKRLVYLDSGATSQKPTSVLDAERWFYENVNAAPHRGAHQLAEEATAAYEAARTTIGAFIGAPENEVVFTRNSTEAINLVAYALSNAATAKEPEFRRYAVGQGDEIVVTEMEHHANLLPWQQLCERTGATLRWLGLTDDGRLDLSDLATVVNERTKLVAVTQQSNILGTINPLGDIVARAREVGALVLVDGAQSVPHQRVDVTELGADFLVFSGHKMLGPTGVGVLWGRYDVLDALPPFLTGGSMIEVVRMEGSTFMPPPQRFEAGVPMTAQVIGLAAAVEYLQRLGMDQVQAHEEALTEYALAQLRAVPGVTVIGPPDTVARGGAISFTVEGIHPHDVGQVLDDLGIAVRVGHHCAWPVVRRYGVPATTRATFYVHTGYDDVDALVEGVREAQRFFGVAPSEDEGATS